In Candidatus Eremiobacteraceae bacterium, one DNA window encodes the following:
- the miaB gene encoding tRNA (N6-isopentenyl adenosine(37)-C2)-methylthiotransferase MiaB, with translation MPSVYLQTFGCQMNIADSNGLAHQAWSMGCTFTDQPDEADIVIVNTCAIREKAETRVYGRLGALKPIKERRPAMKLLVAGCLAEKDREIMRKKAPHVDALLGPRDYKKFKALLGSWGVPTDAPPPQTDFAMPSAEDDPGQDDRPGFSHLRALVNITRGCEKFCTYCIVPYTRGPLESIDPAEIESQVRREIRCGAEEITLLGQNVNSYYWEPEKLDFAELLLRIGAIEGLERLTFLTSHPRDFGPRVVDALAQLPHVQPRLHLPVQSGSNGVLKAMARLYTIEEYLDKIAYFRERLSRWALTTDLIVGYPTESEEDFLATLDLVQRGTFEYAFIFAFSPRTGTPAATMEPQVPPEEKIRRLQAVNAAQNDVTRRFNESFLGETVSVLAQGPSKKDASKMAGKTGHNTTVIYPRDERTAFAPVTDVVIEQAFSWGLAGSVAAPAATLSAVE, from the coding sequence ATGCCTTCGGTCTATCTCCAGACGTTCGGCTGTCAGATGAACATCGCCGATTCCAACGGCCTCGCGCATCAGGCGTGGTCCATGGGATGCACGTTCACCGACCAGCCGGACGAGGCGGACATCGTCATCGTCAACACGTGCGCCATCCGCGAGAAGGCGGAGACCCGCGTGTACGGCCGCCTCGGTGCGCTCAAACCGATCAAGGAACGCCGCCCGGCGATGAAGCTGCTGGTGGCCGGCTGCCTGGCCGAAAAAGACCGCGAGATCATGCGTAAGAAGGCGCCGCACGTCGACGCGCTGCTCGGCCCGCGCGACTATAAGAAGTTCAAGGCGCTGCTCGGCTCGTGGGGCGTGCCTACCGACGCGCCGCCGCCGCAGACCGACTTCGCGATGCCCTCGGCAGAAGACGATCCGGGTCAAGACGACAGACCTGGGTTCTCGCATCTGCGCGCGCTCGTCAACATCACGCGCGGCTGCGAGAAGTTCTGCACGTACTGCATCGTGCCGTACACGCGCGGGCCGCTCGAGAGCATCGATCCGGCCGAGATCGAATCGCAGGTGCGCCGCGAGATCCGCTGCGGCGCCGAAGAGATCACGCTGCTCGGGCAAAACGTCAATTCATACTATTGGGAGCCGGAGAAACTCGATTTCGCCGAGCTGCTGCTGCGCATCGGCGCCATCGAAGGGCTCGAGCGCCTGACGTTCCTGACCTCGCATCCGAGAGATTTCGGCCCGCGCGTCGTCGACGCGCTCGCCCAGCTGCCCCACGTGCAGCCGCGTTTGCATCTGCCGGTGCAGAGCGGCAGCAATGGCGTGCTCAAGGCGATGGCGCGGCTGTACACGATCGAGGAGTACCTCGACAAGATCGCCTATTTCCGCGAGCGCCTGTCGCGCTGGGCTTTGACCACCGACCTCATCGTCGGCTATCCGACCGAGAGCGAAGAAGATTTCCTCGCGACGCTCGATCTGGTGCAGCGCGGGACCTTCGAATACGCGTTCATCTTCGCGTTCTCGCCGCGCACCGGCACGCCGGCGGCGACGATGGAGCCGCAGGTCCCGCCGGAGGAGAAGATCCGGCGTCTGCAGGCGGTCAACGCGGCGCAGAACGACGTCACGCGGCGCTTCAACGAATCGTTCCTGGGCGAAACGGTGAGCGTGCTCGCGCAGGGACCGTCGAAGAAAGACGCGTCCAAGATGGCGGGCAAGACCGGGCATAACACGACCGTGATCTATCCGCGCGACGAGCGCACGGCGTTCGCTCCGGTCACCGACGTCGTCATCGAACAGGCCTTCTCGTGGGGCCTAGCGGGCAGCGTGGCCGCGCCGGCCGCAACTCTCAGTGCGGTCGAGTAA
- the plsY gene encoding glycerol-3-phosphate 1-O-acyltransferase PlsY, with protein sequence MNVSLPEALLIVAAYLIGSIPFGVLVGRGLYGVDLRTVGSGNIGAANALRAMGFWGGVLTLGGDVLKGIVPSAIAVYVLHSSPLVIATVGLATIVGHNWSVFLHFEGGKGVATGLGVLIVLSFYAALVWAVVFLATAIISRYASLSSMLATASAPIALYALHAPWPYIAYAVIVLVLVLWRHRTNIERLRAGTEPRIGQKTSQGAT encoded by the coding sequence GTGAACGTCTCGCTGCCCGAAGCGCTGCTGATCGTCGCGGCGTACCTCATCGGATCGATTCCGTTCGGCGTGCTCGTCGGCAGAGGGCTCTACGGCGTCGACCTGCGCACCGTGGGCAGCGGCAACATCGGCGCGGCCAATGCGCTGCGCGCGATGGGTTTTTGGGGCGGCGTGCTGACGCTGGGCGGCGACGTCCTCAAAGGCATCGTGCCGAGCGCGATCGCGGTCTACGTGCTGCACTCCTCACCGTTGGTCATCGCCACGGTCGGGCTTGCGACTATCGTCGGACACAACTGGTCGGTCTTCTTGCACTTCGAAGGCGGAAAAGGCGTGGCCACCGGATTAGGGGTGCTGATCGTGCTGTCGTTCTACGCCGCGCTCGTGTGGGCGGTGGTGTTCCTCGCGACCGCGATCATCAGCCGGTACGCGTCGCTGTCTTCGATGCTGGCGACCGCCTCCGCGCCGATCGCGCTCTACGCACTGCACGCGCCCTGGCCATATATCGCGTACGCGGTCATCGTGCTCGTGCTCGTGCTGTGGCGGCACCGGACCAACATCGAGCGTCTGCGGGCCGGCACCGAACCGCGCATCGGGCAGAAGACAAGTCAAGGAGCCACATGA
- a CDS encoding PEGA domain-containing protein — protein MLALVLAVAVAATQLPPHGGAFVTTLPLGADIWVDGAYVGRTPAFVDLLSTGKHTIVATRTGWEAQSATVEVSVGQVVQVSLTLAHTSAASASRDYGALDVRGSPAGATVLVDGKRIGVIPMTGAKLTAGYHIVTIIGKPDERSTRDVNIYPDTTTTVSITAGEPGGPAGDILEPVSSYIPAQDVAVNGSQVEIKYGGADLRCALGSRTYTLNGKEGLLSIAPAMISGKLYLPQSLLQHMSGK, from the coding sequence ATGCTCGCACTCGTACTCGCGGTCGCGGTCGCCGCCACGCAACTACCGCCGCACGGCGGTGCATTCGTGACTACGCTGCCGCTCGGCGCGGACATCTGGGTGGACGGCGCGTACGTCGGCCGGACGCCCGCGTTCGTCGACCTGCTCTCCACCGGCAAGCACACGATCGTCGCCACGCGTACGGGCTGGGAAGCGCAAAGCGCGACCGTCGAGGTGAGCGTAGGCCAAGTGGTGCAGGTCAGCCTCACGCTGGCGCACACCAGCGCGGCGAGCGCGTCGCGCGATTACGGCGCGCTCGACGTGCGCGGCTCACCGGCCGGCGCCACCGTGCTCGTGGACGGCAAGAGGATCGGCGTGATCCCGATGACCGGCGCGAAGCTTACGGCTGGCTACCACATCGTCACCATCATCGGCAAGCCGGACGAGCGCTCGACGCGCGACGTCAATATCTACCCGGACACCACGACGACGGTGTCCATCACCGCGGGCGAGCCCGGCGGGCCCGCAGGCGACATCCTCGAGCCGGTTTCTTCTTATATCCCTGCGCAAGACGTCGCCGTCAACGGCAGCCAGGTGGAGATCAAGTACGGCGGCGCGGACCTGCGCTGCGCGCTGGGGTCGCGCACCTACACGCTGAACGGCAAAGAGGGACTGCTGTCGATCGCGCCGGCGATGATCTCGGGCAAGTTATATCTGCCGCAATCGCTGCTGCAGCACATGAGCGGGAAATAG
- the der gene encoding ribosome biogenesis GTPase Der, whose product MSSAPLVALVGRPNVGKSSLFNRLAGTRQAIVDPTPGVTRDRLYAPVEWAGRTLTVVDTGGIETGALKDVAAQTRAQAELAIREADVVVFVVDSQTGVMPGDIDVAELLRPQRAKVLLVANKVESPTTAASIYEFTSLGFDVPMAVSAIHGLQSGDLLDAIVAKLPPEAEPAGDEDENTIRLAIVGQPNVGKSSLVNALLGKERAIVSPEPGTTRDATDTAIESGGRSYVIIDTAGVRKTVKTGPAIDYYSSLRAVAAIGKSDVALLVIDATVGVTSQDRRIAGLAIEEGKAFVLLVNKWDLVDPATIDRKETEAALRAEFSFAQYAPILYASALTKKNVHKIWATVAAAFDERRKRVPTAKLNQVVRDVFRVHPPPGFRGRVLKCHYVTQAGTSPPEFVFFVNDPELVHFSYERHLENSLRAAFGFVGTPMRLVFRPRVKQDMKKSDEIIIAGAAEGERP is encoded by the coding sequence GTGTCATCCGCTCCGCTCGTCGCTCTCGTCGGACGTCCGAACGTGGGCAAGTCTTCGCTGTTCAACCGACTCGCCGGCACGCGCCAAGCGATCGTCGATCCAACCCCCGGCGTGACGCGCGACCGCTTGTATGCTCCTGTCGAATGGGCCGGGCGCACGCTCACCGTCGTCGACACCGGCGGCATCGAAACCGGCGCGCTCAAGGACGTCGCCGCGCAGACGCGCGCGCAGGCGGAGCTGGCGATCCGCGAAGCCGACGTGGTGGTGTTCGTCGTGGATTCGCAGACCGGCGTGATGCCGGGCGACATCGACGTCGCCGAGCTGCTGCGACCGCAGCGCGCCAAGGTGCTGCTCGTCGCCAACAAAGTGGAATCGCCTACCACTGCGGCCTCGATCTACGAGTTCACTTCGCTGGGCTTTGACGTGCCGATGGCCGTCTCGGCGATCCACGGTCTGCAAAGCGGCGACCTGCTCGACGCGATCGTCGCCAAGCTGCCGCCCGAAGCCGAGCCGGCAGGCGACGAGGACGAGAACACGATCCGCCTCGCCATCGTCGGCCAGCCGAACGTCGGCAAGTCGTCTTTGGTCAACGCCCTGCTGGGCAAAGAGCGCGCGATCGTCTCGCCCGAGCCCGGCACGACGCGCGACGCGACCGACACGGCGATCGAATCCGGCGGACGGTCGTACGTCATCATCGACACCGCCGGCGTGCGCAAGACGGTCAAGACCGGGCCGGCCATCGACTATTATTCAAGCCTGCGCGCGGTCGCCGCGATCGGCAAGAGCGACGTCGCCTTGCTGGTGATCGACGCGACCGTGGGCGTCACCTCGCAGGATCGGCGCATCGCCGGACTGGCGATCGAGGAAGGCAAAGCGTTCGTCCTGTTGGTCAACAAGTGGGACCTCGTCGATCCGGCGACCATCGACCGCAAAGAGACGGAGGCCGCGTTGCGCGCCGAATTCTCGTTTGCGCAGTACGCGCCGATCCTCTACGCATCGGCCCTGACCAAGAAGAACGTCCACAAGATCTGGGCGACCGTGGCGGCGGCGTTCGACGAGCGCCGCAAGCGCGTGCCGACCGCCAAGCTCAACCAAGTCGTGCGCGACGTGTTCCGCGTCCATCCGCCGCCGGGCTTCCGCGGGCGCGTGCTCAAGTGCCACTACGTCACCCAGGCAGGCACCTCGCCGCCGGAATTCGTCTTCTTCGTCAACGACCCGGAGCTGGTGCACTTCTCGTACGAGCGCCATCTCGAGAACTCGTTGCGCGCCGCGTTCGGCTTCGTCGGCACGCCGATGCGCCTGGTCTTCCGGCCGCGCGTCAAGCAAGACATGAAGAAGAGCGATGAGATCATCATCGCAGGAGCCGCCGAGGGCGAACGGCCGTGA